One stretch of Caloenas nicobarica isolate bCalNic1 chromosome 4, bCalNic1.hap1, whole genome shotgun sequence DNA includes these proteins:
- the CENPU gene encoding centromere protein U — protein MSSKKKMKRNPSGNKLKEHKAGSHPHWKLSPLEEPDVSRILKVAEANHLEEIDDSFDHPLHSTAVGAYGEEQSPSGSPGHVSAPRRKNAERSKKSHSSKASASNVQKFNTADPEDQSLTQNVVQKKLQVKKKRPLEENVSDPSAHSPRSVQVWCPKDLKRSARDITELDVVLAEFEKIAANYRQSIESNVCRKAINSFCYAFTDQVTDLIMEVQELKNMKKKNAKVITNIKKKRQQLLQLREELMRAEPRLIKLQREYDEVQERKSSLRQATKLLIGLKELQQDCLDYREENPEEKMVYGTSSLPALLVESRRILGAERHFENINMKLEEALDAQRGKLSNKH, from the exons ATGtcctcaaagaagaaaatgaagagaaatccctctggaaataaattaaaG GAACACAAAGCCGGCTCCCATCCTCACTGGAAACTGAGTCCACTTGAGGAACCAGATGTCTCAAGGATATTGAAGGTAGCGGAAGCAAATCACCTTGAGGAGATAGATGATTCGTTTG aCCACCCTTTGCACAGCACCGCTGTGGGTGCGTACGGAGAGGAACAGTCACCGAGCGGGTCACCTGGTCACGTTTCAGCTCCAcgaaggaaaaatgcagaaagaag TAAAAAAAGTCATAGCTCAAAAGCGTCTGCCAGTAATGTTCAGAAATTCAACACAGCTGATCCTGAAGATCAATCCCTTACACAGAATGTGGTACAGAAAAAGTTGCAG GTGAAAAAGAAGCGGCCTTTAGAGGAGAATGTGTCAGATCCTTCTG CGCATAGCCCACGTTCTGTACAGGTTTGGTGTCCCAAAGATCTGAAGAGGTCTGCTAGAGATATTACAGAACTGGATGTTGTTCTTGCTGAATTTGAGAAGATAGCAGCAAATTACAG ACAAAGCATAGAATCAAATGTTTGCAGAAAAGCCATCAATAGCTTCTGTTATGCCTTCACGGACCAAGTCACAGATCTT aTAATGGAAGTCCAGGAATTaaagaatatgaagaaaaaaaatgctaag GTAATAACAAAcatcaagaagaaaaggcagcaacTGTTGCAACTCAGAGAAGAGCTCATGAG AGCTGAACCACGACTGATAAAACTACAAAGAGAATATGATGAGGTACAAGAAAGGAAATCTTCCTTGAGGCAAGCAACTAAATTACTTATTGGTTTAAAGGAGCTACAGCAAGACTGTCTGGATTATAGAGAGGAAAacccagaagaaaaaatggta TATGGAACTTCCAGCCTACCTGCTCTTCTGGTGGAGTCACGGAGAATTCTAGGAGCAGAAAGACACTTTGAGAACATCAATATGAAACTGGAAGAGGCTCTAGATGCACAAAGAGGGAAGTTATCAAACAAACATTAA